A window of the Gemmatirosa kalamazoonensis genome harbors these coding sequences:
- a CDS encoding trans-sulfuration enzyme family protein, with translation MDTSSAPAAVTPGFSTVAVHGARVLRDDASDGAERPAGRPVVTPLVQSVNFTQPFGTEDGLRYTRYGNVPNAESVQTRLALLEGAEAALVCASGMGATACTMLALLRPGDHLLSSAWIYGGTHKLFTQELPAFGVEVTFVDPTKQRDWRRSVRKTTRAVFVESPVNPTTRVLDLRPLARMSSELGLALVVDSTFASPINFRPLEHGADVVIHSATKYLNGHHDVLGGAVAGAASVIEEVRQKMIVWGQAPDPFACWLLERGMKTLDVRVRRQSENAQRLAEWCESRGEIARVLYPGLPSHPDHDVARDTLDGFGGMMAIELEGGGEAAERFVKRLRVITHAPSLGGVDSLVSEPRYTSHAHLTVAERAKAGVPDGFLRISVGIENVEDLIADVEQALA, from the coding sequence ATGGACACCTCCTCCGCCCCCGCCGCCGTGACGCCGGGCTTCTCGACCGTCGCCGTCCACGGCGCCCGCGTGCTCCGCGACGACGCGTCGGACGGCGCCGAGCGCCCGGCGGGCCGTCCCGTCGTCACGCCGCTCGTGCAGTCGGTGAACTTCACGCAGCCGTTCGGGACGGAGGACGGGCTGCGCTACACGCGCTACGGCAACGTGCCGAACGCCGAGTCGGTGCAGACGCGGCTCGCGCTGCTCGAGGGCGCGGAGGCGGCGCTCGTGTGCGCAAGCGGCATGGGCGCGACGGCGTGCACGATGCTCGCCCTGCTCCGCCCCGGCGACCATCTGCTGTCGAGCGCGTGGATCTACGGCGGCACGCACAAGCTGTTCACGCAGGAGCTGCCGGCATTCGGCGTAGAGGTCACGTTCGTCGACCCGACGAAGCAGCGCGACTGGCGGCGCTCGGTGCGCAAGACGACGCGCGCGGTGTTCGTGGAGTCGCCGGTGAACCCGACGACGCGCGTGCTCGACCTGCGGCCGCTGGCGCGCATGTCGAGCGAGCTCGGACTCGCGCTCGTCGTCGACTCCACCTTCGCGAGCCCGATCAACTTCCGGCCGCTGGAGCACGGCGCCGACGTCGTGATCCATTCGGCGACGAAGTACCTCAACGGCCATCACGACGTGCTCGGCGGCGCGGTCGCCGGCGCGGCGTCGGTGATCGAGGAGGTGCGACAGAAGATGATCGTGTGGGGGCAGGCGCCGGATCCGTTCGCGTGCTGGCTGCTCGAGCGGGGCATGAAGACGCTCGACGTGCGCGTGCGCCGTCAGTCGGAGAACGCGCAGCGGCTGGCGGAGTGGTGCGAGTCGCGCGGCGAGATCGCGCGCGTGCTGTACCCGGGGCTGCCGTCGCACCCCGACCACGACGTCGCGCGCGACACGCTCGACGGCTTCGGCGGGATGATGGCGATCGAGCTGGAGGGCGGCGGCGAGGCCGCGGAGCGCTTCGTGAAGCGTCTGCGGGTCATCACGCACGCGCCGAGCCTCGGCGGCGTGGACTCGCTCGTGAGCGAGCCGCGCTACACGTCGCACGCGCACCTGACCGTTGCCGAGCGCGCGAAGGCGGGCGTGCCGGACGGGTTCCTCCGCATCAGCGTCGGCATCGAGAACGTCGAGGATCTCATCGCCGACGTCGAGCAGGCGCTCGCGTGA
- a CDS encoding molybdopterin dinucleotide binding domain-containing protein, which translates to MEGFVASRREDAERGPQVRLRADHARERMLIDGELALVEGPRGQQLAQVRIDDAVPRGGVIVRDIGGVSPSEIVYVMKPDLDAPPPNRTFA; encoded by the coding sequence GTGGAAGGGTTCGTCGCCTCGCGGCGCGAGGACGCGGAGCGGGGGCCGCAGGTGCGGCTCCGCGCCGACCACGCGCGCGAGCGGATGCTGATCGACGGGGAGCTGGCGCTCGTGGAGGGGCCGCGCGGGCAGCAGCTCGCGCAGGTCCGGATCGACGACGCGGTGCCGCGCGGCGGCGTGATCGTGCGCGACATCGGCGGCGTGTCGCCGTCGGAGATCGTGTACGTGATGAAGCCCGACCTCGACGCGCCGCCGCCCAACCGCACGTTCGCCTAA
- a CDS encoding DUF58 domain-containing protein: MDTARADLVDPAALAALGGLEIVARWVVDGFITGLHRSPRRGFSVEFAEHRPYQPGDDLRYLDWRIAARADRWVVKQFEEETNLRATVVLDVSRSMAWSGAPGGPVPRLTKLAYAERLVAALTLLLLRQRDAVGLIRFDDRVRSVVAPRARHGQWRRLLGTLAEEGAGTESKAGDALASAARLVRRAGMVILVSDLLVDTGEVETAIRGLRGAGHDVNVLHVIDPAERDLSLGAGEAVFVDPESGAAVPAVVADVREAYRATVDTAIADWRSLFARYGARYATVMTDAPFGVPLRYAFSAH, translated from the coding sequence ATGGATACCGCGCGCGCCGATCTCGTCGACCCCGCCGCGCTCGCCGCGCTCGGCGGGCTCGAGATCGTGGCGCGGTGGGTCGTCGACGGCTTCATCACCGGGTTGCACCGGTCGCCGCGACGCGGCTTCTCCGTGGAGTTCGCGGAGCACCGCCCCTACCAGCCCGGCGACGACCTGCGGTACCTCGACTGGCGCATCGCCGCGCGCGCCGACCGCTGGGTCGTGAAACAGTTCGAGGAGGAGACGAACCTCCGCGCCACCGTCGTCCTCGACGTCAGCCGGTCCATGGCGTGGAGCGGCGCGCCCGGCGGCCCGGTCCCGCGCCTCACGAAGCTCGCCTACGCGGAGCGCCTCGTCGCCGCGCTCACGCTGCTGCTGCTCCGCCAGCGCGACGCCGTGGGCCTGATCCGGTTCGATGACCGCGTGCGGTCCGTCGTGGCGCCGCGCGCGCGCCACGGCCAGTGGCGCCGCCTGCTCGGCACGCTCGCCGAAGAGGGCGCGGGCACGGAATCGAAGGCGGGCGACGCGCTGGCGAGCGCCGCGCGCCTCGTGCGCCGTGCGGGCATGGTCATCCTCGTCTCCGATCTGCTCGTCGACACCGGTGAGGTGGAGACCGCGATCCGCGGCCTTCGCGGAGCGGGGCACGATGTGAACGTGCTGCACGTCATCGATCCCGCGGAGCGCGATCTCTCGCTCGGCGCCGGCGAGGCGGTGTTCGTCGACCCGGAGAGCGGCGCCGCCGTCCCCGCCGTCGTCGCCGACGTGCGCGAGGCCTATCGCGCCACCGTCGACACCGCGATCGCCGACTGGCGCAGCCTGTTCGCGCGCTACGGCGCCCGCTACGCCACCGTCATGACCGACGCGCCGTTCGGCGTGCCGCTGCGTTATGCGTTCTCCGCGCACTGA
- a CDS encoding glycosyltransferase family 9 protein, translating to MALPIPAPRPDPAERWPNGPRREVSLVVQTSFLGDVVLTTPLIAELAQRGAVDVVVRPDGAALLANNPDVRRVIVFDKRGTHAGAGGVWRMGGVLRRLAREDGDARRVAYLAQGSVRSATLAMLGGFAERVGFETSRSARPLYTRVVRYRADRHHAERLWSLAMPDDAQPAPEALRPRLHPGYEERRAVSALLSGFATGDPIVALAPGSVWATKRWPYYAELAARLAATGAQLVVVGGPGDAELARAIVAAAPAALDATGKLSLLASAELIGRCATLVTNDSAPQHLASAMGVPTVTIFGPTVPEFGFGPLAPGSRTAGHPGLACRPCDAHGPQRCPLGHWRCMRELTPETIAQVVGAVTADHATRHAPRHVAR from the coding sequence ATGGCCCTTCCGATTCCCGCGCCACGTCCCGACCCCGCCGAGCGGTGGCCTAACGGGCCGCGGCGGGAGGTGTCGCTGGTGGTGCAGACGTCGTTTCTCGGGGACGTGGTGCTCACCACGCCGCTGATCGCGGAGCTGGCGCAGCGGGGGGCGGTGGACGTGGTCGTTAGGCCGGACGGGGCAGCGCTGCTGGCGAACAACCCAGACGTGCGGCGCGTGATCGTGTTCGACAAGCGCGGCACCCACGCGGGGGCGGGCGGCGTGTGGCGCATGGGCGGGGTGCTGCGGCGGCTGGCGCGCGAGGACGGCGACGCGCGGCGGGTGGCGTATCTCGCGCAGGGGTCGGTGCGGAGCGCGACGCTCGCGATGCTCGGCGGGTTCGCGGAGCGCGTCGGGTTCGAGACGTCACGGTCGGCGCGGCCGCTGTACACGCGCGTGGTGCGCTACCGCGCGGACCGGCACCACGCGGAGCGGCTGTGGAGCCTCGCGATGCCCGACGACGCGCAGCCCGCGCCCGAGGCGCTGCGGCCGCGGCTCCATCCGGGGTACGAGGAGCGCCGCGCGGTGAGCGCGCTGCTGAGCGGCTTCGCGACCGGCGACCCGATCGTGGCGCTCGCGCCGGGCAGCGTGTGGGCGACGAAGCGGTGGCCGTACTACGCGGAGCTCGCGGCGCGGCTCGCGGCGACCGGGGCGCAGCTCGTGGTCGTCGGCGGCCCGGGCGACGCGGAGCTCGCGCGGGCGATCGTCGCGGCGGCACCGGCGGCCCTCGACGCGACGGGCAAGCTGTCGCTGCTCGCGTCGGCGGAGCTCATCGGCCGGTGCGCGACGCTCGTGACGAACGACTCCGCGCCGCAGCACCTGGCCTCCGCCATGGGGGTGCCCACGGTGACTATCTTTGGGCCGACCGTTCCGGAGTTCGGCTTCGGGCCGCTCGCGCCGGGGAGCCGCACCGCGGGGCACCCGGGGCTCGCGTGCCGGCCGTGCGACGCCCACGGACCGCAGCGGTGCCCGCTGGGGCACTGGCGGTGCATGCGCGAGCTGACGCCGGAGACGATCGCGCAGGTGGTCGGCGCCGTGACGGCCGACCACGCGACGCGCCACGCGCCGCGCCACGTGGCGCGCTGA
- a CDS encoding vWA domain-containing protein, translated as MEFLAPWYAALAAAAAVPLLLHFLRRRIGTRLDFPAVRYLERAEQEHSARLRLRNWLLMALRVLAVLLVALAATRPVARVGGAGHAPAAVAIVLDNSLSTTAVVDGRPVFAALRDAALEIVSNAAAEDRVWLVTASGRVVGSDASAVRDAIRALTPLAGAGDLPRAVSRAAELARSARRPSPTVVVLTDGQATAWRTTADAGSARVVTWVPRGAPPRNRAVVAADATPRRWTPSGTVVARVLSADSVPYRVSERDASGGERTLARGTAPPDGEVRVHVTPNGRGWLAIGVAVQPDELRGDDQRWFAAFSGEPPTAVGDPSAGPFVASALATLAQSGRVASAGPRPAQIVSADAATRLPALLVAPSDPARVGPANLALERLGVPWRFAAARFGEAAVRFASGASDSSRLGIVATRRFQLVPRAAARADTLATAGGEAWIVAGPGYVLLGSPLAPDATTFPVRAAFVPWLGEVLAERLGGDPGAVTTAAPGATLEPPAGVDALLGPDGRRIPVAAGVTAPERGGVYFWLRGGARVGALVVNVEAEESELARLNARTLAERIRGTAVDVAPSVNEAAAATFAVRGRRPVGGAALIAALVALAAEGLATRRRRTARAALAAA; from the coding sequence ATGGAATTCCTCGCTCCTTGGTACGCGGCGCTGGCGGCTGCCGCGGCAGTGCCGCTGCTGCTGCACTTCCTGCGGCGCCGCATCGGCACGCGGCTCGACTTCCCGGCCGTGCGCTACCTCGAGCGCGCGGAGCAGGAGCACAGCGCGCGGCTGCGACTGCGCAACTGGCTGCTCATGGCGCTGCGCGTGCTCGCGGTGCTGCTCGTCGCGCTCGCGGCCACGCGTCCCGTGGCACGCGTCGGCGGGGCGGGGCACGCGCCGGCCGCCGTCGCCATCGTGCTCGACAACTCGCTCAGCACCACCGCCGTCGTCGACGGGCGCCCCGTGTTCGCAGCGCTGCGCGATGCGGCGTTGGAGATCGTGTCGAACGCGGCCGCCGAGGATCGCGTGTGGCTCGTCACGGCGAGCGGCCGCGTCGTCGGCAGCGACGCGAGCGCGGTGCGCGATGCCATCCGCGCGCTCACGCCGCTCGCCGGCGCGGGCGATCTCCCGCGCGCCGTCTCCCGCGCTGCGGAGCTCGCGCGCTCCGCGCGCCGTCCGTCGCCGACCGTCGTCGTCCTCACCGATGGTCAGGCCACCGCGTGGCGCACGACGGCGGACGCCGGGAGCGCGCGGGTCGTGACGTGGGTGCCGCGCGGTGCGCCGCCGCGCAACCGTGCCGTCGTCGCTGCCGACGCCACGCCGCGCCGGTGGACGCCGTCGGGCACGGTCGTCGCGCGCGTGCTCTCGGCCGACTCGGTGCCCTACCGCGTGTCGGAGCGCGACGCCTCCGGCGGCGAGCGCACGCTCGCCCGCGGCACCGCGCCGCCCGACGGCGAGGTCCGCGTGCACGTCACGCCTAACGGGCGCGGCTGGCTCGCCATCGGTGTCGCCGTGCAGCCCGACGAACTGCGTGGCGACGACCAGCGCTGGTTCGCCGCGTTCTCCGGTGAGCCGCCGACCGCGGTCGGCGATCCCTCGGCCGGACCGTTCGTCGCGAGCGCGCTCGCCACGCTCGCGCAGTCCGGCCGCGTCGCGTCCGCGGGTCCGCGTCCCGCGCAGATCGTCTCCGCCGATGCGGCCACCCGGCTCCCCGCGCTCCTCGTCGCGCCGAGCGACCCGGCGCGCGTCGGTCCCGCGAACCTCGCGCTCGAGCGGCTCGGCGTGCCGTGGCGCTTCGCCGCCGCGCGCTTCGGCGAGGCCGCCGTGCGCTTCGCGAGCGGCGCGAGCGATTCCTCGCGCCTCGGCATCGTCGCCACGCGCCGCTTCCAGCTCGTGCCGCGCGCCGCGGCGCGCGCCGACACGCTCGCCACCGCCGGCGGCGAGGCGTGGATCGTGGCCGGGCCGGGATACGTGCTCCTCGGCTCTCCGCTCGCGCCCGACGCCACGACGTTTCCCGTGCGCGCGGCGTTCGTCCCGTGGCTCGGCGAGGTGCTGGCCGAGCGACTCGGCGGCGATCCCGGCGCGGTCACGACGGCGGCGCCTGGCGCGACCCTCGAGCCGCCGGCCGGCGTCGACGCCCTGCTCGGACCCGATGGGCGCCGCATCCCGGTCGCCGCGGGGGTCACCGCACCGGAGCGCGGGGGTGTTTACTTTTGGCTCCGTGGCGGCGCCCGCGTGGGCGCACTCGTGGTGAACGTGGAGGCCGAGGAGTCGGAGTTGGCACGGTTGAACGCGCGCACGCTCGCGGAGCGCATCCGAGGCACTGCGGTGGACGTCGCGCCGAGCGTGAACGAGGCGGCTGCGGCGACGTTCGCCGTCCGCGGCCGCCGACCCGTCGGCGGTGCGGCGTTGATCGCCGCGCTCGTCGCGCTCGCTGCCGAGGGGCTCGCGACGCGCCGCCGGCGCACCGCTCGCGCCGCGCTCGCCGCCGCCTGA
- a CDS encoding PfkB family carbohydrate kinase, translated as MTRKKRLGVIGTFVWDVIHGRDVRTAPVQEWGGITYALGALDAALPDDWEIVPLMKVGYDLLDRAQEFVRSLQHAAPDAALVEVPYPNNRVELFYYSSERRSEILHGGVPGWTWLGLKPMLDDIDALYVNFIAGFEMDIETAQLLRQHFKGVMYCDLHSLLLTVQPGGLRTPQPLPNASAWFRCFDVLQVNEDEMALLAPDPMALAASALGNGVRCLIVTLAKRGAVYFAQPDFDGLTSLAGRAPGEPVVPAFGPVRTALVPSERTVTLGDPTGCGDVWGATCFSALLAGANLTDAIVAAHRAAARNVEHRGASGLAAFLRGEIHTA; from the coding sequence GTGACGCGGAAGAAGCGGTTAGGCGTCATCGGGACCTTCGTCTGGGACGTGATCCACGGGCGCGACGTGCGCACGGCGCCCGTGCAGGAGTGGGGCGGCATCACCTACGCGCTCGGCGCGCTCGACGCCGCGCTGCCGGACGACTGGGAGATCGTGCCGCTGATGAAGGTGGGGTACGACCTCCTCGACCGGGCGCAGGAGTTCGTGCGGTCGCTGCAGCACGCCGCGCCCGACGCGGCGCTCGTCGAGGTCCCGTACCCGAACAACCGCGTCGAGCTGTTCTACTACAGCAGCGAGCGGCGGAGCGAGATCCTGCACGGCGGCGTGCCGGGGTGGACGTGGCTCGGCCTGAAGCCGATGCTCGACGACATCGACGCGCTGTACGTGAACTTCATCGCGGGCTTCGAGATGGACATCGAGACCGCGCAGCTGCTGCGGCAGCACTTCAAGGGCGTGATGTACTGCGACCTGCACTCGCTGCTGCTCACCGTCCAGCCGGGCGGGCTGCGCACGCCGCAGCCGCTGCCCAACGCGTCGGCGTGGTTCCGCTGCTTCGACGTGCTGCAGGTGAACGAGGACGAGATGGCGCTGCTCGCGCCCGACCCGATGGCGCTGGCCGCGAGCGCGCTCGGCAACGGCGTGCGCTGTCTCATCGTCACGCTCGCGAAGCGCGGCGCGGTGTACTTCGCGCAGCCGGACTTCGACGGGCTCACGTCGCTCGCGGGCCGCGCGCCGGGCGAGCCGGTGGTGCCGGCGTTCGGGCCGGTGCGCACGGCGCTCGTGCCGTCGGAGCGCACCGTGACGCTCGGCGACCCGACGGGGTGCGGCGACGTGTGGGGGGCGACCTGTTTCTCCGCTCTGCTCGCCGGTGCTAACTTGACGGACGCGATCGTGGCCGCGCACCGCGCGGCGGCACGCAACGTCGAGCACCGGGGCGCGTCGGGGCTCGCGGCGTTCCTGCGGGGCGAGATCCACACGGCGTAG
- the lepA gene encoding translation elongation factor 4, with translation MQLDHIRNFCIVAHIDHGKSTLADRLIEETGMLQKREMKAQVLDTLDLERERGITIKLNAVRMSYTATNGETYELNLIDTPGHVDFTYEVSRSLAACEGAILVVDASQGIQAQTLSNLFLAMDAGLEIIPILNKIDLPGAEPDRRAQEVADLLGVDADGILRVSAKAGIGIQELLEAIVERVPPPKGDRSAPLRALIYDSYYDKYRGAIPSVRVVDGVLKPKMQITFGSNDSVYEVEEVGYNQLRQVKAEQLGPGEVGYVVANVRSVRETRAGDTVFDATRHAKDPLPGYQAVRSFVFAGIYPTDTQQYELLRDALEKLQLNDASLNYEPETSTALGFGFRCGFLGLLHMEIVQERLEREFDLDLVTTVPSVEYKVYKTDGEMVLIENPSLMPPAGVIERIEEPYVKARIMVPSEYIGPIMSLGTERRGVYKNMSYIDQSRVEFDWEFPLAEIILDFFDKMKTVSRGYASLDYEMLGYRASDLVRLDMLINGDPIDAFSVIIHRDKSYEWGRKIADKLKDLIPRQLFEVAIQAAIGQKVIARTTVKPLRKDVLAKCYGGDITRKRKLLEKQKEGKKRMKQVGAVEIPQEAFLAVLQVE, from the coding sequence TTGCAGCTCGACCACATCCGCAACTTCTGCATCGTCGCGCACATCGACCACGGGAAGTCCACCCTGGCCGACCGTCTCATCGAGGAGACGGGCATGCTGCAGAAGCGTGAAATGAAGGCGCAGGTGCTCGACACCCTCGACCTCGAGCGCGAGCGCGGGATCACCATCAAGCTGAACGCCGTGCGCATGTCGTACACGGCGACGAACGGTGAGACGTACGAGCTGAACCTGATCGACACCCCGGGGCACGTGGACTTCACGTACGAGGTGTCGCGGTCGCTCGCCGCGTGCGAGGGGGCAATCCTCGTCGTCGACGCGAGCCAGGGGATCCAGGCGCAGACGCTGTCGAACCTGTTCCTGGCGATGGACGCGGGGCTGGAGATCATCCCGATCCTGAACAAGATCGACCTGCCGGGCGCGGAGCCGGACCGCCGCGCGCAGGAGGTGGCCGACCTGCTCGGCGTGGACGCCGACGGCATCCTGCGGGTGAGCGCGAAGGCGGGCATCGGCATCCAGGAGCTGCTCGAGGCGATCGTCGAGCGCGTGCCGCCGCCGAAGGGCGACCGGAGCGCGCCGCTCCGCGCACTCATCTACGACTCGTACTACGACAAGTATCGCGGCGCGATCCCGAGCGTGCGCGTCGTCGACGGCGTGCTGAAGCCGAAGATGCAGATCACGTTCGGCTCGAACGACTCGGTGTACGAGGTGGAGGAGGTGGGCTACAACCAGCTCCGGCAGGTGAAGGCCGAGCAGCTGGGACCGGGCGAGGTGGGCTACGTGGTGGCGAACGTGCGCAGCGTGCGCGAGACGCGCGCCGGCGACACGGTGTTCGACGCGACGCGGCACGCGAAGGATCCGCTGCCGGGCTACCAGGCGGTGCGCTCGTTCGTGTTCGCCGGCATCTACCCGACGGACACGCAGCAGTACGAGCTGCTGCGCGACGCGCTGGAGAAGCTGCAGCTCAACGACGCGTCGCTGAACTACGAGCCCGAGACGTCGACCGCGTTAGGCTTCGGCTTCCGCTGCGGCTTCCTGGGGCTCCTGCACATGGAGATCGTGCAGGAGCGCCTCGAGCGCGAGTTCGACCTCGATCTCGTCACGACGGTGCCGAGCGTCGAGTACAAGGTGTACAAGACCGACGGCGAGATGGTGCTCATCGAGAACCCGTCGCTCATGCCGCCGGCGGGGGTCATCGAGCGGATCGAGGAGCCGTACGTGAAGGCGCGCATCATGGTGCCGAGCGAGTACATCGGCCCGATCATGTCGCTCGGCACCGAGCGGCGCGGCGTGTACAAGAACATGAGCTACATCGACCAGTCGCGCGTGGAGTTCGACTGGGAGTTCCCGCTCGCCGAGATCATCCTCGACTTCTTCGACAAGATGAAGACGGTGAGCCGTGGCTACGCGTCGCTCGACTACGAGATGCTCGGCTACCGCGCGAGCGATCTCGTGCGGCTCGACATGCTGATCAACGGAGATCCGATCGACGCGTTCAGCGTGATCATCCACCGGGACAAGTCGTACGAGTGGGGGCGGAAGATCGCCGACAAGCTGAAGGATCTGATCCCGCGGCAGCTGTTCGAGGTGGCGATCCAGGCGGCGATCGGACAGAAGGTGATCGCGCGGACGACGGTGAAGCCGCTGCGCAAGGACGTGCTCGCGAAGTGCTACGGCGGGGACATCACGCGGAAGCGCAAGCTGCTCGAGAAGCAGAAGGAAGGTAAGAAGCGGATGAAGCAGGTCGGCGCGGTGGAGATTCCGCAGGAGGCGTTTCTGGCGGTGCTGCAGGTCGAGTAG
- a CDS encoding ROK family protein, giving the protein MPQQTAPSSDAPRYVVGVDLGGTNIVVGVMPEDGSREIAMRSQPTRADLGADVVVDRICQMVEDAITIARAETGATREQFVGVGVGAPGPLDRGRGVVLIAPNLGWRDLPLRALIMDRVGLAATLDNDANCATLGEWWTGAARGARNVVGITIGTGIGGGLILDGRLYHGSSDMAGEIGHMTIDSNGRRCNCGNYGCLEAYASGPAIAERAREAINADEPSVLSSLVGGKLERITAQTVYEASEKGDPLAREVVRDTARFLGAGIANLLNTFNPDCVVIAGGVTQAGDALFEPLNAEVRRRAFRPVVEACRIVPGILPGSAGVVGAVATFLQQNQ; this is encoded by the coding sequence ATGCCCCAACAGACCGCTCCCTCCTCCGACGCGCCGCGCTACGTGGTCGGCGTGGACCTCGGCGGCACGAACATCGTCGTCGGCGTGATGCCGGAGGACGGCAGCCGCGAGATCGCGATGCGCTCGCAGCCGACGCGCGCGGACCTCGGCGCCGACGTCGTCGTCGACCGCATCTGCCAGATGGTGGAGGACGCGATCACCATCGCCCGCGCCGAGACGGGCGCGACGCGCGAGCAGTTCGTCGGCGTCGGCGTCGGCGCGCCGGGACCGCTCGACCGCGGCAGGGGCGTGGTGCTCATCGCGCCGAACCTCGGCTGGCGCGACCTGCCGCTGCGCGCGCTCATCATGGACCGCGTGGGGCTCGCCGCGACGCTCGACAACGACGCGAACTGCGCGACGTTAGGCGAGTGGTGGACGGGCGCCGCGCGGGGCGCGCGCAACGTCGTGGGGATCACGATCGGCACCGGGATCGGCGGCGGCTTGATCCTCGACGGCCGGCTGTACCACGGCTCGTCCGACATGGCCGGGGAGATCGGTCACATGACGATCGACTCGAACGGCCGCCGCTGCAACTGCGGCAACTACGGCTGCCTCGAGGCGTATGCGTCGGGCCCCGCGATCGCCGAGCGCGCGCGCGAGGCGATCAACGCCGACGAGCCGTCGGTGCTGTCGTCGCTCGTCGGGGGAAAGCTGGAGCGCATCACGGCGCAGACGGTGTACGAGGCGTCCGAGAAGGGCGACCCGCTCGCGCGCGAGGTCGTGCGCGACACGGCGCGGTTCCTCGGCGCGGGCATCGCGAACCTGCTGAACACGTTCAACCCCGACTGCGTGGTGATCGCGGGGGGCGTGACGCAGGCGGGCGACGCGCTGTTCGAGCCGCTGAACGCCGAGGTCCGACGCCGGGCCTTCCGCCCGGTGGTGGAGGCGTGCCGCATCGTGCCGGGGATCCTTCCGGGCTCGGCGGGCGTGGTGGGCGCGGTCGCGACGTTCCTCCAACAAAATCAGTGA
- a CDS encoding ATP-binding protein, whose translation MTTVITVPPSLDDATFEQIFEQLATLPPDARLLVDARHARWASPYGLTALLALAQSREVRPSFAPPDAEDTVSYWARTGFFRHAERLYDFGRPVPRARAAGESSVLLELTSVSQAGDVHEVVERIQERSKAILHDGLGLDARATIGFSMTLSEACQNIVEHAGRGGWVAVQTYTWRKRLGRRVVVIAVCDAGIGFRRSLEQNSSRPRGDRWDDGQALEAALLRNVSRFPDPGRGQGLAGIRRFISKWDGKLSIRSGTARIAIVPPWDDDEPLAERLPYFPGAQVQITIPETAPAPHGGPKAASAARNTAF comes from the coding sequence ATGACCACCGTCATCACCGTTCCTCCGTCGCTCGACGACGCGACGTTCGAGCAGATCTTCGAGCAGCTCGCGACGCTCCCGCCGGACGCTCGGCTGCTCGTCGACGCGCGGCACGCGCGGTGGGCGTCGCCGTACGGGCTCACGGCGCTGCTCGCGCTCGCCCAGTCGCGCGAGGTTCGGCCGAGCTTCGCGCCGCCGGATGCGGAAGACACGGTGAGCTACTGGGCGCGCACCGGCTTCTTCCGGCACGCGGAGCGGCTGTACGACTTCGGGCGGCCGGTGCCGCGGGCGCGCGCGGCCGGCGAGTCGAGCGTGCTGCTGGAGCTCACGTCGGTCTCGCAGGCGGGGGACGTGCACGAGGTCGTGGAGCGGATCCAGGAGCGCTCGAAGGCGATCCTGCACGACGGGCTCGGGCTCGACGCGCGCGCGACGATCGGGTTCTCGATGACGCTCTCCGAGGCGTGCCAGAACATCGTGGAGCACGCGGGGCGCGGCGGCTGGGTGGCGGTGCAGACGTACACGTGGCGCAAGCGACTCGGCCGACGCGTGGTCGTCATCGCCGTCTGCGACGCGGGGATCGGCTTCCGCCGGTCGCTGGAGCAGAACTCGTCGCGCCCGCGCGGCGACCGGTGGGACGACGGGCAGGCGCTGGAGGCGGCGCTGCTCCGCAACGTGAGCCGCTTCCCCGACCCCGGCCGGGGCCAGGGGCTCGCCGGGATCCGGCGCTTCATCTCGAAGTGGGACGGCAAGTTGAGCATCCGCAGCGGGACCGCGCGCATCGCCATCGTGCCGCCGTGGGACGACGACGAGCCGCTGGCCGAGCGCCTGCCGTACTTTCCGGGGGCGCAGGTGCAGATCACCATCCCCGAGACGGCGCCCGCGCCCCATGGCGGCCCGAAGGCTGCGTCTGCTGCTCGCAACACCGCATTCTGA